The following is a genomic window from Bordetella sp. H567.
CGGCCGGTGTCGCGCCGTTCACCAGATAGGTATACGTGGCGCCTGAGACGTCAGCCAGGTCCGTGGGCCGCATGCGCATGCGTTGCCACATTAGCCGGTCGCGCAGCGCCGGCGTCCAGCCCTCCCGTTCCGCTCGCCGTGCCAGGGACTGCAGCGAGGGCGGGTTCTGGTTGTAGTAGTCCGGCATGGCCTTCAGTTTGTGGAAGACGCGCATCGGATCTTCATCCGTCCAGTCGGACAGCAGCACGGTGTAGTCGCGGTCGGCGCGGATGGGGTCGGTGCCGGCCGGGTCGATGATGAGCGCGCCGTACAGGCCGGTCTGCTCCTGGAAGCCGGAATGACTGTGGTACCAATAGGTTCCGGTCTGGCGCACCGGAAAGCGGTAGGTGAACATGGCACCAGGCGGGATGCCGGCGAAGCTCAGGCCAGGTACGCCGTCCATGGCGGACGGCAACAGGATGCCGTGCCAGTGGATCGAGGTATCGACGCGCAGCCGGTTGCGCACGCGCAGCGTGACGGTGTCGCCTTCGCGCCAGCGCAGGACGGGGCCGGGCAGCAGGCCGTTGACCGTGGTTGCCAGCCGCGGCGTACCCGTGTAGTTCACGGGCGTTTCGGCGATATCCAGCGCGAATTCCGTACCGGACAGCACGGCTTGGCCTGAAAACTGCCCCGCGGCCATGGCGGCTCCTGCCCAGCCCGATGTCCCGGCAACGAGCCCGCCCGTGGCCAGGCCCGTGACGAAGCGGCGCCGGGATCGCGATACAGCGTCGGTCATGTCTATCCTTTGATGCGTACGCCGTATCCTGGAACCTTCCCGCATTGGAAGGTCAAGGCGCTGCGGTAAGCGGCATGCCGTCGACCAGCGGTTCGCACACCGCCAGCAGCCCTGCGTGCAGCAGGCGAACGGCGGACGAGAACTGCTTGCGATGCGGGCAGATCAGGTTGAAGGGCGCGTGTTCTCCGGGCACCTGCGGCAGGATCACTTCCAGCCGGCCCGCGCGCACGTCCGCCGCGACGTCCAGCCAGGACTTGTAGGCGATGCCCTGGCCGGCCACCGCCCAGCGATGAACCGCATCGCCGTCATCGCACAGCAAGGGACCGGATACCGCCACCGTGCACCGGCCGTCGCCATCGCCGAAGCGCCATTTGTCGTACGGGCGGCCATGGAGCATGTAGACCAGGCAGGCATGCGCGGCCAGGTCCTCCACGCTTTGCGGGCGGCCATGGCGGGCCAGGTAGTCCGGGGCGGCCACCAGGACGCGGCGATTGTGCGGGGCCAGCGGCAGGGCGACGAAGCTGGCATCGCCGACGCGGCCGTAGCGCAGCGCCACGTCCACCGGATCGCGAAAGACATCCGCGACCTGGTCGGACAGGTACAGCCGCAGCACCAGGGCGGGGTGCTGCTGGCGAAAGCCTGTCAGCCAGGGCAGGATCACGTTGCGCCCGATGTCCGAGGGCGCGGCGATCAGCAGCGTGCCACGCAGCGCGGTATCGCAGGGCTGCAGGCGCTCGCCGCCTTCGCGCAGCGTGTCCAGCGCGCCGATCGCGTAGGGCAGGTATTGCTCGCCTTCCGCCGTCAGGCGCAGGCTGCGCGTGGAGCGCGCGAACAGGCGTATGCCCAGTTCCGCTTCCAGCCGCTTGATGGCCGCGCTGACCTGGCCGGGCAGCAGGTCGACTTCGCGTGCCGCGTGCGAAAAACTGCCCAGCGCCGCGGCGCGTACGAAGAGGGTCAGGTCGTCCAGGCGGATCATGTTTCCATGCATGTGCAAGCGTAGTCGCATTGTGCCGCGTTTCGGCGGGGACCGCTCCACCGCGGGCTGATCCGAGTTATCGTCTCGAGTTGTACCGTCCGAGCGAAATCCCCGGTGTCCCCAGCGTCCCCGCCATCCCTTCCCCCCGGCCTGATCGTCATCCACAGCAACCTGTCGGAGTCGCTGCGCGACGTGCTGGTGGGCTGGATGCGCGCCCACCCGCTGGGCCCGCTGGAGCGCGAAGTGGTGCTGGTGCAAAGCAGCGGCATCGCGCAATGGCTGAAGCTGGCGCTGGCCGCCGATGCCCGGGACGGGGCCGCGGGCGGCGGAGCGGGCATCGCCGCCGCCTTCGAGTTCCTGCTGCCGTCGCGCTTCCTGTGGCGTGCCTACCGTGCGGTGCTGGGCGCCGCGGCCGTGCCGGAAGTGTCGCCCTTCGACAAGCCGCGCTTGATGTGGCGCCTGCTGCGCCTGCTGCCGGAAGTGATGGACCAGCCGGTGTACGCGCCCTTGCGGCGCTTCCTGCGCGACGACGCGGATTGCCGCAAGCGCTATCAGCTGGCCGAGCGGCTGGCGGACGTGTTCGACCAGTACCAGGTGTACCGCGCCGACTGGCTG
Proteins encoded in this region:
- a CDS encoding LysR family transcriptional regulator, whose amino-acid sequence is MIRLDDLTLFVRAAALGSFSHAAREVDLLPGQVSAAIKRLEAELGIRLFARSTRSLRLTAEGEQYLPYAIGALDTLREGGERLQPCDTALRGTLLIAAPSDIGRNVILPWLTGFRQQHPALVLRLYLSDQVADVFRDPVDVALRYGRVGDASFVALPLAPHNRRVLVAAPDYLARHGRPQSVEDLAAHACLVYMLHGRPYDKWRFGDGDGRCTVAVSGPLLCDDGDAVHRWAVAGQGIAYKSWLDVAADVRAGRLEVILPQVPGEHAPFNLICPHRKQFSSAVRLLHAGLLAVCEPLVDGMPLTAAP